The Tolypothrix sp. PCC 7712 region CTAGATGCTGAACTACTATCTGACTTGCGCTGAATCGGAAATTCTCCAACTGATGAACTTTCAAGATGAGCTAAAGGTTTTTTTTGAATCGTTGGTGATGAGATTTGTGCAACTAAAGGAAGTTCTTGGTTTGCAGTTAAAGATGTCTTCTCAGGTAAGGTTTCCGAATTGGCTTTAACCATAGGTAAACTCAAGCTAGATGATTCATTATCTAACTTGGGTTGAATCGGAAATTCGCTAAATGATGAACTTTCAAGCTTATCTAAAGGTTGTTTTTGAATCGTTGGTGATGATATTTGTGCAACTAAAGGAAGTTCTTGGTTTGTACTTAAAGATGTCTTCTCAGGTAAGGTTTCCGAATTAGCTTTAACCACAGGTAAACTTAAGCTAGATGATTCATTATCTAACTTGCGTTGAATATTAAATTCGCTAAATGATGAACTTTCAAGCTTATTTAAAGGTTGTTTTTGAATCGTTGGTGATGAGATTTTTTCAACTAAAGGAAGTGATTGATTTGTAGTTAAAGATGTATTCTCAGGTAAGGTTTCAGAATTGGCTTTAACCATAGGTAAACTCAAGCTAGATGCTGAACCACTATCTAACTTGCGTTGAATCGTCAATTCGCCAACGGATGAACTTTCAAGATGAGCTAAAGGTTTTTTTTGAATCGTTGGTGGTGATATTTGTTCAACTAAAGGAAGTGATTGATTTGTAGTTAAAGATGTATTCTCAGGTAATATTTCCGCATTGGCTTTAACCACAGGTAAACTCAAGCTAGATGCTGAACTACTATCTGACTTGCGTTGAATCGTCAATTCGCCAACGGATGAACTTTCAAGATGAGCTAAAGGTTTTTTTTGAATCGTTGGTGGTGATATTTGTTCAACTAAAGGAAGTGATTGATTTGTAGTTAAAGATGTATTCTCAGGTAATATTTCCGCATTGGCTTTAACCACAGGTAAACTCAAGCTAGATGATTCACCATCTAACTGACGCGGAATTGAAAAATTTGCAATGTCGCTACTTATTGGTAATGTATTAGATAATATTAATGATTGGGCACTATAGGGAGCCTCTTCAAGAGAATTTATTGCTGGATTTTCTGTTTTAAAAGCTAAATTAGGTAAAGAATTATCTGGTGTGACAGCTAATTGCGATCGCGGATTTTGTAAATGAGTTTCTTGAAGTGGAATTTGTTGGTTATTGTGGTTAATCTTAGAGGCTGTAAATGTAAAATTTATTGTTGGCTTTGCTACTGCTTGACTACTCTGATTCTGGTTTTGTACATAAACAATAGGTGTTGATTCTGACTCTAGATCAATAGTTGTTGACCAACGTTGCATCTGTTGAGCTAGTAAAGGTAGCCGATTCAGCATATCAGGCGATCGCTCAATAATCTTTTGAGCCATGCCATGATTAATCATGCCAGGTTTAGTCAAGCGATTATGCAACCGTTCGAGAAGTTTGGGATTAATAGATTGTTGCCATTTTTGTAAATAATTAGATGTCATTTTCGATGGTTATTTGCATTTTCATGATCATTAATAATTAGATAAAGATAGAGATAGGGCTATTTTTTAGTAATTTATTGTCTTGAATAAATTACCATCAAAACTTACTCTTATTCCCATCCTCATTAAGCTTTATACACCCCCCTATGAACTAATTCTAAGCGTTCAAAACCAACGACATTACCATTACCAGCATTCAGTTGTGGCCCATCCCAAGCTACTGGATAAGCTTTTTTAAAGTTCCATCCTATCAATTTAGACTGCTGATTATCTCGTACCATAATTGTGCCGTTCAAGAGACGAATTTTGCCCCTAGTGACATCTTCATACCACTTCCATAAATCATCCCTTTCTCCCAATCCGCGAATCAAAACTAAATTAGGATAGGTGATGTATTTAGGAAATTGATGAACGCGGTGATTCACCCCACCTTCCACATAAGTTTCCAGTTCTATTTTGCTATTTAATCCTGTCACTTCTGAAAATCCGCCTATAGTCAGTCCCTCAATTTCTACTGTAAAATTAAAAGCCATATAGGGGTCATGAGGTTCGTCTTGAGAATTCCCTCCCTTTTTTTTTTGCGATTTTGCCATAAATATCTCCTTTTAATGGAAAAAAGCCTTAAGAGAATGTTTCAAAAGTCTTGTCGTTGGTAGCAAAATGTTTTCGATCCCCCTAAATCCACGCCACTTGCTACAACGGGGGGGAACCACCGC contains the following coding sequences:
- a CDS encoding phage tail protein — its product is MAKSQKKKGGNSQDEPHDPYMAFNFTVEIEGLTIGGFSEVTGLNSKIELETYVEGGVNHRVHQFPKYITYPNLVLIRGLGERDDLWKWYEDVTRGKIRLLNGTIMVRDNQQSKLIGWNFKKAYPVAWDGPQLNAGNGNVVGFERLELVHRGVYKA